In Conger conger chromosome 12, fConCon1.1, whole genome shotgun sequence, one DNA window encodes the following:
- the LOC133141631 gene encoding up-regulator of cell proliferation-like produces MTETSLEELLRDLGLEHHLKNKLTLSQVLQIDGETLSDESIQSLKSLPWCFLRKLMMVNESFRRMSCSSEQDTEPQSLDSLLSSEDNPQDHSNRVNPLDLITAVFLCSDGFLQQEMALKMSMCQFSVPLLLPTCDTQQCTLMLWAMRDIVKKYKPHSLKDPRGFVEESIVLSDLPMVSFVRLGNCSMSKSHILNQVLTNPQQYHDTFVHKNMECGDTPRTISNGLVEISWYLPSGNKNTDIFSEPLAIANLRGDLRDFETQYAFLCHTSTAIFVFCDDFKFEQRFLDSKQFKTHWILITNSQSQSINEDDFRRCVSETKPSNIIKKHRRMNDAEFKKQLCSVMRGILKGNIVKKSIEGMSALALNLGIHVDEEYIHCKSGKQKADEITRGISDISSFKEKELPLQGTAWKQLAKLEKEQCRMKNAGEKNIEVYKNELADQRQKLREQQRDHSISDSMSHFISAMCNSTEECKYFLKWMRINLDNLSRKSLPPLRAKYKEQCQSSSENKELIAKLDREISSCSLGTEHFLREMGQLYESACSLPEALIPEIKRLPRICAELLQEGFPLELVDGDSSNIPLEWVTQVLKELHDLTQDKCAIRVITVLGVQSTGKSTLLNTMFGVQFPVSSGRCTRGAFMLLIRVKEDFKVRLGCDYIMVIDTEGLKAPQLAQLDDSYEHDNELATLVVGLSDITVINIPMENSTEMNDILQIVVHAFLRMKEVGRKPCCQFVHQNVPDISAHDSNMRDRTLLLEKLNKMTQAAAKMEKKGNNKTFTDVMEYDPERNTWYIPGLWNGNPPMAPVNAGYSESVDLFKRSVIEKFMEQKSGNSSAHTIIEFLDWTKSLWQAVKYENFIFSFRNSLVAEAYAQLCTEFNQWDWAFRKNMHSWLMEAETKVSNFGTEATFKNVDEFLTNLTNEALVKLNKGEMLILSNLTEFYKRQDGHVYLVEKYKEDLNITAKTIRRETENSVKNKLEAAVDIRKGMFRLEDIKNNQTATMEKKVQGLIEKCRKSKDLSDQQLEDEFEKMWDETVAELRFPGMEEQDIVQDISHQLWINLEMKGSSVRENLSKVGNLSEYGREPLKVKNKHLGSNWDHWFWNLVSGKVKEFQKGVDHIIEQSKQFVDEKVRTRSDYHKTYTIELLCKVDELLDRHVNLGTAEFQAKLKIHICGHAAREFQKMHLAFIHANDPRYCLEQFKQQYYTDFKDLFNKRDQCQKKANDFTVNCLQPAVKEYITKSLGLDLVDEMLTGQTAIDFSTRTFFQFSILEQLLKDDNFQDFVKYIKQYETFVHDWILKLMVEQFSEGDSLRNIEMSHLKVMVSRIKKAIKTSQMKAAGMGEEAQNIQQFIQDICSDLGKELVIPKDPLSAVLALNSAKPEDFSRCLERLVDEMEQAFTAEFQKGGDVRARLTSLPFQPQKELFNRVFGCGKQCPFCRASCEAGGKSHTEHFASIHHPQGIAGWRNRKSQILVSNICSTSVASEKNFRLTGTEDKYHPYKDYLSIYPDWRIQSDSSIQASDYWKYIFSKFNKQFAEEYEAKPADIPPQWRYITQEQATQSLKASFQMKTGD; encoded by the coding sequence ATGACAGAAACCAGTTTGGAGGAGCTGCTGAGAGACCTGGGACTGGAACACCACCTGAAGAACAAGCTGACTCTGAGCCAGGTGCTGCAGATTGATGGAGAGACATTATCTGATGAAAGCATCCAGTCTCTGAAATCTCTGCCATGGTGTTTCCTGAGGAAGCTGATGATGGTGAATGAGTCCTTTCGTAGAATGAGCTGCTCCTCAGAACAGGACACAGAGCCCCAAAGCCTGGATAGTTTACTAAGCAGTGAGGACAATCCACAGGACCACAGCAACAGAGTCAACCCCCTTGACCTCATAACTGCTGTATTTCTGTGCTCAGATGGCTTTCTCCAGCAGGAGATGGCTTTGAAAATGTCCATGTGCCAGTTCTCTGTGCCTCTGCTGCTTCCTACGTGTGATACCCAGCAGTGCACCTTAATGCTGTGGGCCATGAGGGATATTGTGAAAAAGTACAAGCCACACTCTTTGAAGGACCCAAGAGGGTTTGTAGAGGAGAGTATTGTTCTCTCTGACCTCCCCATGGTCTCTTTTGTGAGGCTGGGAAACTGCAGCATGTCCAAGTCTCACATTCTGAACCAAGTCCTCACTAACCCTCAGCAGTACCATGACACCTTTGTTCACAAAAATATGGAGTGTGGTGACACCCCAAGGACGATTTCCAATGGGCTGGTGGAAATCAGCTGGTATCTGCCCAGTGGGAACAAAAACACTGACATCTTCTCTGAGCCTCTGGCTATAGCTAACCTACGTGGGGACCTCAGAGACTTTGAAACTCAGTACGCTTTCCTCTGCCACACATCTACTGCTATATTTGTATTTTGCGATGACTTTAAGTTTGAACAAAGATTTCTGGACTCTAAGCAATTTAAGACTCATTGGATTTTGATCACCAATTCACAGAGCCAGAGCATCAATGAGGATGACTTCAGGAGATGTGTTTCTGAGACAAAACCCAGTAACATCATCAAAAAGCATCGACGGATGAATGATgcagaatttaaaaaacaactGTGTTCGGTTATGCGTGGAATTTTAAAAGGAAACATTGTTAAAAAGAGCATTGAAGGGATGTCTGCTCTTGCCCTTAATTTAGGGATCCATGTTGATGAAGAGTACATCCACTGTAAGAGCGGAAAGCAGAAAGCTGATGAAATCACACGAGGAATATCTGACATATCGAGCTTCAAGGAGAAGGAGCTGCCCTTACAAGGGACTGCATGGAAACAGCTGGCCAAACTGGAGAAGGAACAGTGCAGGATGAAAAATGCTGGGGAGAAAAACATAGAAGTTTACAAGAATGAGCTTGCAGATCAGAGGCAGAAGCTCAGAGAACAGCAGAGGGATCACAGCATCTCCGATTCTATGTCCCATTTCATCTCTGCAATGTGCAATTCCACAGAGGAGTGCAAGTATTTCCTCAAGTGGATGAGGATCAATCTGGATAATCTGTCACGCAAAAGCCTTCCACCTCTTCGGGCAAAGTACAAGGAACAGTGTCAGAGTTCCTCAGAAAACAAGGAGCTCATTGCTAAGTTGGACAGGGAGATCTCCAGCTGCTCCTTGGGGACGGAGCACTTCCTGAGGGAAATGGGTCAGCTGTACGAGTCGGCCTGCTCACTCCCCGAAGCCCTCATCCCAGAGATTAAGCGCCTGCCACGTATCTGTGCCGAGCTGCTACAGGAGGGCTTTCCTCTTGAGCTGGTGGATGGTGACTCAAGCAATATTCCTCTGGAGTGGGTGACACAGGTTCTGAAAGAACTCCATGATCTCACACAGGATAAATGTGCGATCCGGGTGATCACTGTACTGGGGGTACAGAGCACTGGGAAGTCCACCCTCTTGAACACCATGTTTGGGGTCCAGTTTCCTGTCAGTAGTGGCAGGTGCACCAGAGGGGCCTTCATGCTCCTCATCAGAGTGAAAGAGGATTTTAAAGTGCGGCTTGGGTGTGATTACATCATGGTTATTGACACTGAAGGTTTGAAGGCACCACAGTTGGCACAGCTGGATGACAGTTATGAGCATGATAATGAACTGGCCACTCTGGTAGTGGggctgagtgacatcacagtcatcaACATCCCCATGGAGAACTCCACGGAAATGAACGATATCCTGCAGATTGTGGTGCACGCCTTCCTGCGCATGAAAGAAGTTGGGAGAAAACCCTGCTGTCAGTTTGTGCACCAGAATGTGCCAGACATCTCTGCCCATGACAGTAACATGAGAGACAGGACGCTTCTGCTGGAGAAGCTGAATAAGATGACCCAAGCAGCAGCTAAGATGGAAAAGAAgggaaataacaaaacatttactGATGTCATGGAGTATGATCCAGAGAGAAACACTTGGTACATTCCTGGGCTCTGGAATGGGAACCCTCCCATGGCCCCTGTCAATGCTGGCTACAGTGAGTCTGTGGATCTTTTCAAGAGGAGTGTGATTGAGAAGTTTATGGAACAAAAATCTGGAAACAGCTCAGCACACACAATCATTGAGTTTCTTGACTGGACCAAGAGCTTATGGCAAGCAGTAAAGTATGAGAACTTTATCTTCAGTTTCCGCAACAGCCTTGTAGCTGAAGCTTATGCTCAGCTTTGCACTGAGTTCAACCAATGGGATTGGGCCTTCAGGAAGAACATGCACTCCTGGCTCATGGAAGCTGAGACCAAGGTGTCAAACTTTGGCACAGAAGCAACATTTAAGAATGTGGATGAGTTCTTGACCAATCTGACAAATGAGGCCTTGGTAAAACTGAATAAAGGGGAAATGCTCATTTTGTCCAACCTCACTGAATTCTACAAGAGGCAAGATGGACATGTCTACTTAGTAGAGAAGTACAAGGAGGACTTGAACATCACAGCCAAAACCatcaggagggagacagagaactCTGTGAAAAACAAGCTTGAGGCAGCGGTGGACATCAGAAAGGGTATGTTCAGGTTAGAGGACATCAAGAACAATCAAACGGCCACAATGGAGAAAAAGGTGCAGGGGCTGATTgagaaatgcaggaaaagtaaaGATTTGTCTGATCAACAGCTGGAGGATGAATTTGAGAAGATGTGGGATGAGACTGTAGCAGAGCTGCGGTTCCCTGGCATGGAAGAACAAGACATTGTGCAAGACATCTCCCACCAGCTGTGGATTAACTTAGAGATGAAAGGCAGCTCAGTACGTGAAAATCTGTCCAAAGTGGGCAACTTGTCTGAATATGGAAGAGAGCCActcaaagtgaaaaataaacatttgggATCAAATTGGGATCACTGGTTTTGGAATTTGGTCTCAGGAAAGGTGAAGGAGTTCCAGAAGGGAGTTGATCACATCATTGAGCAGAGCAAGCAATTTGTCGATGAGAAAGTGAGAACAAGATCtgattaccataaaacatacacaatagAGTTGCTTTGCAAGGTAGATGAACTCCTGGACAGGCACGTGAATCTGGGAACTGCTGAATTTCAGGCCAAGCTGAAAATCCACATCTGTGGACATGCAGCACGGGAGTTTCAAAAAATGCATCTGGCTTTCATCCATGCAAATGATCCTCGTTACTGTCTGGAACAGTTCAAGCAACAGTACTACACAGACTTTAAGGACCTGTTCAACAAAAGAGACCAGTGTCAGAAGAAAGCCAATGATTTCACTGTCAACTGTCTTCAACCTGCGGTGAAGGAATACATCACCAAATCTCTGGGCCTTGACCTTGTGGATGAAATGTTGACAGGACAGACAGCCATTGATTTCAGCACTCGAACCTTCTTCCAGTTCTCAATCCTTGAGCAGCTGCTTAAGGATGATAACTTTCAGGactttgtgaaatacataaaacaatatGAGACCTTTGTACATGACTGGATATTGAAGCTGATGGTGGAGCAGTTCTCGGAGGGAGATAGCCTCAGGAACATTGAGATGAGTCACCTGAAGGTGATGGTTAGCAGAATAAAAAAAGCCATTAAGACCTCACAGATGAAGGCAGCTGGAATGGGTGAGGAGGCCCAGAACATTCAGCAGTTCATTCAGGATATCTGTAGTGACCTAGGGAAGGAGCTTGTCATCCCCAAAGACCCCCTCAGCGCAGTCCTGGCCTTAAACTCTGCCAAACCAGAAGACTTTTCCCGGTGTCTGGAGCGGCTTGTGGATGAAATGGAGCAGGCTTTTACCGCAGAGTTTCAGAAAGGTGGGGATGTGAGGGCCAGGCTGACCTCACTGCCCTTTCAGCCACAGAAGGAGCTGTTTAACAGGGTGTTTGGCTGTGGGAAGCAGTGTCCCTTCTGCAGGGCCTCATGTGAAGCAGGTGGCAAGAGCCACACAGAGCACTTTGCTTCCATTCACCATCCTCAGGGCATTGCAGGATGGAGGAATCGTAAATCGCAGATATTAGTGAGCAATATCTGCTCCACCAGTGTTGCCAGTGAAAAAAACTTCAGGTTGACTGGAACAGAGGATAAATACCATCCATACAAGGACTACCTGAGCATTTACCCTGACTGGCGCATCCAGTCTGACAGCAGCATCCAGGCCTCAGACTACTGGAAGTACATCTTCAGCAAGTTTAACAAGCAGTTTGCAGAGGAATATGAAGCCAAGCCTGCTGATATTCCCCCCCAATGGAGATATATAACCCAGGAACAAGCCACGCAAAGTCTGAAGGCATCCTTCCAGATGAAAACAGGAGATTAA